The sequence below is a genomic window from Sporichthya brevicatena.
CCCCGATCTCGGCGACGAGCTTCACGTGGATGCGCGCGGCCGGGTTCGAGTTCTTCAGGTCGTGGATGAGCTGGGCGAGGTCCTCGATCGAGTAGATGTCGTGGTGCGGCGGCGGCGAGATCAGGCCGACGCCGGGCGTCGAGTGCCGCGTCTTCGCGATCCACGGGTAGACCTTCGGACCGGGCAGCTGGCCACCCTCGCCGGGCTTGGCACCCTGCGCCATCTTGATCTGGATGTCGTCCGAGTTGGTCAGGTACTCGGCCGTGACGCCGAAGCGCCCGGACGCGACCTGCTTGACCGCGGAGCGCCGCTCCGGGTCGTGGAGGCGCTCGACGTCCTCGCCACCCTCACCGGTGTTCGAGCGGCCGCCGAGCCGGTTCATGGCGATCGCGAGGGTCTCGTGCGCCTCCTGCGAGATCGAGCCGTAGCTCATCGCGCCGGTGTTGAAGCGCTTGACGATCTCGCTGACCGGCTCGACCTCGTCGATCGGCACCGGCGGGCGGACACCCTCCTTGAGGGCGAACAGACCGCGCAGCGTCATGAGCCGCTTCGACTGCTCGTCGACGCGGTTCGAGTACTGCTTGAAGATGTCGTACCGCCGCGCGCGCGTGGAGTGCTGCAGGCGGAAGACCGTCTCCGGGTCGAACAGGTGCGGCTCGCCCTCGCGGCGCCACTGGTACTCGCCGCCGATCTCGAGGGTGCGGTGCGTCGGCGCGATGCCGTTCGGCGGGTACGCGACGCGGTGCCGGCGCCGGACCTCCTCGGCGAGGACGTCGAGCCCGACGCCGCCGAGCTGGCTCGTGCAGCCGGTGAAGTACTTGTCGATCAGCTCCTGCGAGAGGCCGATCGCCTCGAAGATCTGCGCACCGTGGTACGAGCCCACGGTCGAGACGCCCATCTTCGACATGACCTTGAGGACGCCCTTGCCGAGCGCCTTCACCAGGTTGCGGACCGCCTTCTCCGGCTCGATCTGCAGGAGCACCTCGGCGTTGGCGAGGTCCTCGACCGTCTCCATCGCCAGGTAGGGGTTCACCGCGGAGGCGCCGAAGCCGATCAGCAGCGCGACGTGGTGCACCTCGCGGACGTCACCGGTCTCGACGACCAGGCCGACGCGGGTGCGGGTCTTCTCGCGGATCAGGTGGTGGTGCACCGCGCCGGTGAGGAGCAGCGACGGGATCGGGGCGTGCTCGGCGTCCGAGTGCCGGTCCGAGAGCACGATGATCCGGGCGCCGTCCGCGATCTCGGCCGAGACCTCGGCGCAGATCTCGTCGAGGCGCGCCTCGAGCGCCGCGCCGCCCCCGTCGACCTCGTAGAGGCCGGAGATGTTCACCGACTTCAGGCCGGGCTTGTCGCCGTCGGCGTTGATGTGGACGAGCTTGGCCAGCTCGTCGTTGTCGATGACCGGGAACGGGAGCACCACCTGGCGGCAGTGGCTCGGCGTCGAGCTCAGCAGGTTGACCTCGGGGCCGATCGACGTCGACAGCGAGGTGACGAGCTCCTCGCGGATCGCGTCCAGCGGCGGGTTGGTGACCTGCGCGAACAACTGGGTGAAGTAGTCGAACAGCAGCCGCGGCCGGGAGGACAGCACCGCGATCGGGGTGTCCGTGCCCATGGAGCCGATCGGCTCCATGCCGTTGCGCGCCATCGGCGCGAGCAGGATGCGCAGCTCCTCCTCGGTGTACCCGAACGTCTGCTGACGCCGCGTCACGGAGGAGTGCGTGTGCACGATGTGCTCACGCTCGGGGAGCTGGTCGAGGCGGATCAGGCCGGCGTGCAGCCACTCGTCGTACGGGTTCTCCGCAGCGAGGCCGGTCTTGATCTCCTCGTCCTCGACGATGCGGTGCTCCTCGGTGTCGACGAGGAACATGCGGCCCGGCTGCAGGCGGCCCTTGCGGACCACCTTGTCCGGGTCGATGTCGAGGACGCCGACCTCGGAGGCGAGCACGACCAGACCGTCGTCGGTGACCCAGAAGCGGGAGGGGCGCAGACCGTTGCGGTCGAGCACCGCGCCGACGAGCTTGCCGTCGGTGAAGGTGACGCAGGCCGGGCCGTCCCAGGGCTCCATGACCGTGGAGTGGAACTCGTAGAACGCGCGGCGCGCGGACTCCATGCCCGCGTTGTTCTCCCAGGCCTCCGGGATCATCATCAGGACCGCGTGCGGCAGCGACCGGCCGCCGAGGTGCAGCAGCTCGAGCACCTCGTCGAAGCTGGCGGAGTCGCTTGCCCCGGCGGTGCAGATCGGGAAGATCCGCTCCAGGTCGCCGGGGATCAGGTCGGTGACCAGCTGCGACTCGCGGGCCCGCATCCAGTTCCGGTTGCCCTGGACGGTGTTGATCTCGCCGTTGTGCGCGATGTAGCGGTACGGGTGCGAGAGCTCCCAGGACGGGAACGTGTTCGTCGAGAACCGGGAGTGCACGAGCGCGATCGCTGTGGTGAAGCGGCGGTCGGACAGGTCCGGGAAGAAGGGCTCGAGCTGGCCGGTGGTCAGCATGCCCTTGTAGACGGTCGTGCGGGAGCTCAGGCTCGGGAAGTACACGCCCGCCTCACGCTCGGCGCGCTTGCGCAGCACGAACGCCTGGCGCTCCAGAGCGAGGCCGTCGTTGCCGGGGAGCCACGCGGACGCGGCCCAGTCCTCGGCCGAAGCCACGAACAGCTGACGGAAGACCGGCACGGTGGCGCGGGAGCCGGCGCCGAGCAGCGCCGGGGTGACCGGCACGTCACGCCAGCCGAGGACGACCAGGCCCTCCTCGGGCGCCATGGCCTCGATCGCGGTCTCGGCCTGGGCCCGCGCGACCTTGTCGTGGGGCAGGAAGGCCATGCCGACCGCGTACTTGCCGGCGGCGGGCAGCTCGAACTCGACGACCTCACGGAAGAAGGCGTCGGGGATCTGCGTGAGGATGCCGGCGCCGTCGCCCGAGTCGGGGTCGGACCCCGCCGCGCCCCGGTGCTCCAGGTTGCGGAGGGCGACCAGCGCCTTGGCGACGATGTCGTAGGAGGGGACGCCGGTCATCGTGGCGACGAACGCGACGCCGCAGGCGTCGTGCTCGTGGCGGCCGGTGTAGAGGCCTTGGGGAACCGGTCCGGAACGGAACGGGCTCCCGGGTGCGGCCGCAGGCATGAGCCACTCCTGATATCGAGTCCGGACGAGGGGCGAGCGTCGGGCGGACGGCTCGTCGGCGCTGCTGTGGTCGGCGCGCCTCGGTCCGCACGCCGGGTCGGCGCGCTTGGGTCGGCGCATCGGTGGCGCGCACACGGCCGAGAGGGAAGCCGAGGGCGAACCACTCTGTCGGGACGGCACTGGCCCAGCGGCGATGCTGCAGCCTACCTCACCTGCCGCGACCGCCCTATGTGCAATTGTGCACGCGGCCGCGCCGGGCGCCCCACGGGCACCCGGCCCCGCCGGTCAGCGTTTCGTCAGCTGCTCGACGCAGTCGGCGGTCGCCGCGTTGATGCGCCGCTGGACCCCGGGTGGGGGTGCCGGGGCGCCGTCGGCGCCCATCCGCCGGATCTCGGCGTCGGTCACCGTCCGGCGCAGCGTGCGGATGGCGCAGTCGACGATCTCGCGGGGGACGTCGGCCCCGCGCAGACCTTCCTCGAAGATCCGCCGCAGCTCGGAGACGCCCGCCGAACCCGCATTGCCCGGTCCGGCGCCGTCCGCCCCGTCCACGCACCCGAAGTACCAGCGCCGGACGGCGTCGTCCGCCGCCCGGGACTCGCGGAGGATCTCGGCGGCGGTGGCGCGGAACTCCGGGTCGGCGAGGGACTGGAGGGCGGCGCTGATGCAGGCCCGGACCTCCGGGTCCCGGAACGGGTCGTCCTCCCCCACGGCCGGGTACGACGGCCCGAACCGGGCGCGCAGGACCGAGCGCAGGTAGTCGGTCCGCCACTCGGCGACCCGCCACTGTCCGTCCGTGCGGGCGAAGACCCAGGTCCCCCGGGCCCCGTCCGCGGAGCCGCCCTCCGTGGTCACCGTCGCGGTCGCGGTGTCGCCGTCCACGACGAGGTCGGCCACCGACGCCCCGGTCGCCGCGGCGGCCGGGTCGGCGCCGGCGCGGGCGCAGGTCTCGGCGTCCCCGTAGACGGTCGCGACGAAATCCGGTGTGAGCGACGTCGCGCACCGGGTCGCCGCGTCGGTGACCGGGCCGGCGACCACGGTGCGGGCGAGATCCTCGATCCGCGCGGCGTCCCCACCACCGCCACCCCCGCAGCCGGCCAGCAGGAGCAGGGCCGGCAGCGCAGCCGGGAGCACAGCCGGGAGCACAGCCGGGAGGACAGCCGGCAGCCCCTGGGTCACCGCTCGTCCGCCGCCGGGCTGTCGGAGGTCGCGCTGTCGGAGGTCGCGCTGTCGCTCGCCGGGGTGTGCCCGACCCGGTACGGACTGGGTTCGCGAGAGTCGCCGCGGCGGCGGGAGATCACGAGGAAGACGACGGCGGCGAGGAACAGCAGGATCGAGGTCCAGTCGTTCAGGCGCATCCCGAGGATGTGGTGCGCCTCGTCGACCCGGAGGGCCTCGATCCAGACCCGGCCGGTGCAGTAGGCCGCGACGTAGAGGGCGAAGACCTGGCCGCGGCCGAGGTTGAACCGGCGGTCGGCCCAGATCAGGAGCACCGCGACGCCGATGCACCACAGCGACTCGTAGAGGAAGGTCGGGTGGTAGGTCGCGGCGTCCGGGGTGGCGCGGGGCCGGTTCTCCGGGTCGATCTCCAGCGCCCAGGGCAGGTCGGTGGGCTTGCCGTAGAGCTCCTGGTTGAACCAGTTTCCCCACCGGCCCGCGGCCTGGGCGAGGGCGACACCGGGGACGACGGAGTCCGCGATCGGCGGCCACGCGAGCCCGGCCTGGCGGGCGCCGATCCAGGCGCCGACCGCGCCGAGCGCGATCGCCCCCCAGATCCCGAGGCCGCCCTCCCAGATCTTGACGGCGTCGAACGGCTTCCCGCCGTCGCCGAAGTAGTCGTCGGGCGTCGTGATCACGTGGTAGATCCGGCCACCGACGATGCCGAAGGGCACGGCCCACATGGCGACGTCCGCGATCTGGCCGGGCTTCCCGCCGCGGGCCACGAGGCGGCGGTCGCCGACGACGATCGCCATCAGGATCCCGACGACGATGCAGAGCGCGTAGCCGCGGAGCGGGAACCCCCCGAGGTGCCAGACACCCTGGGACGGGCTGGGGATCGAGGCGAGGATCACCGGCTGACCGATCACCGGCTCACCGCCGGGCGCGGACACCCGCGGCGAGGTCGGCGGCCAACTCCGCGCAGCCGGCGACGCCGGTCGCGACGTCGGGCGCGTCGAGCAGACGGCGTACGAACGCCGAGCCGACGATGACGCCGTCGGCGTAGCTCGCGACCTCGGCGGCCTGCGTCCCGTTGGAGACGCCGAGCCCGACACCGACGGGGAGCTCGACGCCGTTCTCCCGCATGATCGTCTTGATCCGCGCGACCAGCGGCGGGGCGGCCTCGGAGGTCTGCTCGCGAGCACCGGTGACGCCCATGACCGCGGTGGCGTAGACGAATCCGCGGCAGGCCTTCACCGTCATCGCGGTGCGCTCCGGCGAGGACGAGGGCGCGACGAGGAAGATCCGGTCGAGGTCGCGGGCGTCGGAGGCGGCGAGCCAGTCCGCACCTGAGTCCGGCGTCAGGTCCGGGGTGATCAGGCCCGCTCCCCCGGCGGCGGCGAGGTCCGCGGCGAACCGCTCGACCCCGTAGCGCAGCACCGGGTTCCAGTAGGTCATGACGACGGTCGCCGCCCCGGTGGCCGCGACGGCCTCGACGGTCGCGAGCACGTCCTTGATCCGGGTGCCCCCGGCGAGGGCGCGGTCCGCGGCCTGCTGGATCGTCGGGCCGTCGAGCACCGGATCGCTGTAGGGCAGCCCGACCTCGACGACGTCGACGCCGGCGCCCACCATCGCGGTGAGCGCGTCGATCCCGCCCTGCTGGGTCGGGAAGCCCG
It includes:
- the gltB gene encoding glutamate synthase large subunit, coding for MPAAAPGSPFRSGPVPQGLYTGRHEHDACGVAFVATMTGVPSYDIVAKALVALRNLEHRGAAGSDPDSGDGAGILTQIPDAFFREVVEFELPAAGKYAVGMAFLPHDKVARAQAETAIEAMAPEEGLVVLGWRDVPVTPALLGAGSRATVPVFRQLFVASAEDWAASAWLPGNDGLALERQAFVLRKRAEREAGVYFPSLSSRTTVYKGMLTTGQLEPFFPDLSDRRFTTAIALVHSRFSTNTFPSWELSHPYRYIAHNGEINTVQGNRNWMRARESQLVTDLIPGDLERIFPICTAGASDSASFDEVLELLHLGGRSLPHAVLMMIPEAWENNAGMESARRAFYEFHSTVMEPWDGPACVTFTDGKLVGAVLDRNGLRPSRFWVTDDGLVVLASEVGVLDIDPDKVVRKGRLQPGRMFLVDTEEHRIVEDEEIKTGLAAENPYDEWLHAGLIRLDQLPEREHIVHTHSSVTRRQQTFGYTEEELRILLAPMARNGMEPIGSMGTDTPIAVLSSRPRLLFDYFTQLFAQVTNPPLDAIREELVTSLSTSIGPEVNLLSSTPSHCRQVVLPFPVIDNDELAKLVHINADGDKPGLKSVNISGLYEVDGGGAALEARLDEICAEVSAEIADGARIIVLSDRHSDAEHAPIPSLLLTGAVHHHLIREKTRTRVGLVVETGDVREVHHVALLIGFGASAVNPYLAMETVEDLANAEVLLQIEPEKAVRNLVKALGKGVLKVMSKMGVSTVGSYHGAQIFEAIGLSQELIDKYFTGCTSQLGGVGLDVLAEEVRRRHRVAYPPNGIAPTHRTLEIGGEYQWRREGEPHLFDPETVFRLQHSTRARRYDIFKQYSNRVDEQSKRLMTLRGLFALKEGVRPPVPIDEVEPVSEIVKRFNTGAMSYGSISQEAHETLAIAMNRLGGRSNTGEGGEDVERLHDPERRSAVKQVASGRFGVTAEYLTNSDDIQIKMAQGAKPGEGGQLPGPKVYPWIAKTRHSTPGVGLISPPPHHDIYSIEDLAQLIHDLKNSNPAARIHVKLVAEIGVGTVAAGVSKAHADVVLISGHDGGTGASPLTSLKHAGGPWELGLAETQQTLLLNGLRDRIVVQTDGQLKTGRDVVIAALLGAEEYGFATAPLVVSGCIMMRVCHLDTCPVGIATQNPVLRERYSGKAEFVVNYFEFVAQEVREYLAALGFRSLNEAIGHAEFLDTSAAVDHWKASGLDLSPILHVPDLPEGTARYCVTAQDHGLDKALDNHLIQICADAIENKAPVRAQVSIRNVNRTVGTMLGHEVTKRHGGAGLPDGTIDITFTGSAGQSFGAFVPAGITLRLEGDSNDYLGKGLSGGRLVVRPDRNAPFVAEDNVIAGNVIAYGATAGEIYLRGVVGERFCVRNSGVTAVVEGVGDHACEYMTGGRVVILGATGRNVGAGMSGGIAYILDLDPSDVNGEMVDLDPLDDDDREFLRTTIARHAEETGSAVAERLLAQIAADEAAAFARFSKVMPRDYKRVLAAAAAAEAEGLTGDDVVKRVMEASHG
- the lgt gene encoding prolipoprotein diacylglyceryl transferase; protein product: MIGQPVILASIPSPSQGVWHLGGFPLRGYALCIVVGILMAIVVGDRRLVARGGKPGQIADVAMWAVPFGIVGGRIYHVITTPDDYFGDGGKPFDAVKIWEGGLGIWGAIALGAVGAWIGARQAGLAWPPIADSVVPGVALAQAAGRWGNWFNQELYGKPTDLPWALEIDPENRPRATPDAATYHPTFLYESLWCIGVAVLLIWADRRFNLGRGQVFALYVAAYCTGRVWIEALRVDEAHHILGMRLNDWTSILLFLAAVVFLVISRRRGDSREPSPYRVGHTPASDSATSDSATSDSPAADER
- the trpA gene encoding tryptophan synthase subunit alpha, producing the protein MSRVAEAFAKATAENRAALVGYLPAGFPTQQGGIDALTAMVGAGVDVVEVGLPYSDPVLDGPTIQQAADRALAGGTRIKDVLATVEAVAATGAATVVMTYWNPVLRYGVERFAADLAAAGGAGLITPDLTPDSGADWLAASDARDLDRIFLVAPSSSPERTAMTVKACRGFVYATAVMGVTGAREQTSEAAPPLVARIKTIMRENGVELPVGVGLGVSNGTQAAEVASYADGVIVGSAFVRRLLDAPDVATGVAGCAELAADLAAGVRARR